One genomic segment of Nitrososphaerota archaeon includes these proteins:
- a CDS encoding ECF transporter S component — MSLNTYLKRPTIRIAGISILASLSVILQIIPPIYLTPWFMRIDFVAIPWVLCWIFFGLKAAIFCLLISIPLVGFLGPFAGGIVGMIMKSIASIWMFLIPATFSYRIDGIEKFLKNKKLYLISSVIAIILRDIITVIFNLYFAIPVFFGMSTEQVIEFFTNPKFQSFIGHLFGLIGFGAYFIEITFWNTIQSIIDLYVSWFIGIIILKRLAY, encoded by the coding sequence TTGAGCTTAAATACCTATTTAAAAAGACCAACAATAAGAATTGCTGGCATTTCTATTTTAGCGTCTCTTTCAGTTATATTGCAAATTATTCCTCCTATTTATTTAACACCATGGTTTATGAGAATTGATTTTGTTGCTATTCCATGGGTTTTATGTTGGATTTTTTTTGGATTAAAAGCAGCTATTTTTTGTTTACTTATAAGTATTCCACTTGTTGGTTTTTTAGGTCCATTTGCTGGTGGAATAGTAGGAATGATCATGAAATCTATCGCTAGTATATGGATGTTTTTAATTCCCGCTACTTTCTCATATAGAATTGATGGAATTGAAAAATTTTTAAAAAATAAAAAACTCTATTTAATTTCAAGTGTTATAGCAATAATTTTAAGAGATATTATTACAGTTATCTTTAATCTATATTTTGCTATTCCAGTATTTTTTGGAATGAGTACTGAACAAGTAATCGAATTCTTTACTAATCCTAAATTTCAAAGTTTTATTGGACATTTATTTGGCTTAATTGGTTTTGGAGCATATTTTATTGAAATAACATTTTGGAATACAATTCAAAGTATAATAGATTTATATGTTTCATGGTTTATTGGAATTATAATTTTAAAAAGATTAGCTTACTAA
- a CDS encoding molybdopterin-binding protein, which translates to MIAEIISIGNELLIGKVLNTNAQWLCRRLTSLGINVRRVTVVPDDLNEISNCLNESISRKPNYIFTTGGLGPTFDDMTLKAFSIAFNLELILNEEALRMISLKIEELAKRGIIKHKELTPYRLKMASLPKGSEPLPNPVGTAPGVYLFLNNCEIYILPGVPEEMKAIFEESIFPRIKEKSKLKFIEKSLRLVGIAESDLSPIIEQAMKNNPGIYIKSHPKRGEGTSIIELHFSTMKEEIKEGEKIINKAIEEISSQIIKKGANIGEIS; encoded by the coding sequence ATGATTGCTGAAATTATTTCAATAGGTAATGAACTTTTAATAGGTAAAGTTTTAAATACAAATGCTCAATGGCTTTGTAGACGCTTAACTAGTTTAGGAATTAATGTTAGAAGAGTTACAGTTGTACCAGATGATCTGAATGAAATTTCAAATTGTTTAAATGAAAGCATTTCAAGAAAACCAAATTATATTTTCACAACTGGTGGGCTTGGGCCTACTTTTGATGATATGACTCTTAAAGCATTTTCTATTGCATTTAATCTTGAATTAATTTTAAATGAAGAAGCATTAAGAATGATATCTTTAAAAATTGAAGAATTAGCTAAAAGAGGAATTATTAAACATAAAGAATTAACTCCTTATAGACTTAAAATGGCTTCTCTTCCAAAAGGAAGTGAACCTTTACCAAATCCTGTTGGAACTGCTCCAGGAGTATATCTTTTTTTAAACAATTGTGAAATATACATTTTGCCAGGAGTACCTGAAGAAATGAAAGCTATTTTTGAAGAAAGTATTTTTCCAAGAATTAAAGAAAAATCTAAGCTTAAATTTATTGAGAAAAGTTTAAGACTAGTTGGTATAGCAGAATCAGATTTATCTCCAATAATTGAGCAAGCTATGAAAAATAATCCTGGAATATATATAAAATCTCATCCAAAACGTGGAGAGGGCACGTCAATAATAGAACTTCATTTTTCAACAATGAAAGAAGAAATTAAAGAAGGAGAAAAAATTATAAATAAAGCTATTGAAGAAATTTCTTCACAAATTATTAAAAAAGGAGCCAATATTGGAGAAATTTCTTAA
- a CDS encoding ATPase, T2SS/T4P/T4SS family, whose protein sequence is MKKESVYIPDISAIETNILSRLISDNKVHGKILIHKAILSEFEKKAISGDDLGLKALKKLREIANEKGIEIEFVDNNEKEIDFKSAIRELALKKDGYLISCDPITLKVAEAMGIKVLFELPETKLKLEEFFTENVMSVHLKEGVIPRVKRGIPGKWVFEQIGEKEITREELESIIANILEKVQVSQTGSGFVEINKGGTMIVQLNDIRIVITRPPFSDGLELTAVKPIAKLSLEDYGLPIKLIERFEKQAEGILIAGAPGMGKTTLAQALAEFYRNKGKIVKTVESPRDLQLPLDITQYSKSAATSSEIHDVLLLSRPDYTIFDELRNDEDFNIFMDLRLAGIGAIGVVHATSPIDAIQRFANRAELGIIPSIIDTVVFMNMGIVTKVYTIETTVKIPHGLKKYDLARPVVVVKDFLSGIPEYELYVFGEKSFVVPVKDKEKEKVPRIKFFIEKTIEKYIPDYEVEVKEDIVTIYIPPEYFSIFSKKIKKKLEKIRKRYEIAFIDVKPIQ, encoded by the coding sequence ATGAAAAAAGAAAGCGTATATATACCAGATATTTCAGCTATAGAGACAAATATATTGTCTCGTTTGATTAGTGATAATAAGGTTCATGGAAAAATTTTAATTCATAAAGCAATTCTTTCAGAATTTGAGAAAAAGGCCATTAGTGGTGATGATTTAGGTTTAAAAGCTTTAAAAAAGCTTAGAGAAATAGCTAATGAAAAAGGAATAGAAATAGAGTTTGTAGATAATAATGAAAAAGAAATTGATTTTAAATCAGCCATTAGAGAATTAGCATTAAAAAAAGATGGATATCTTATTTCTTGTGATCCAATAACTTTAAAAGTAGCTGAAGCAATGGGTATAAAAGTTCTTTTTGAATTACCTGAAACAAAATTAAAACTTGAAGAATTCTTTACTGAAAATGTTATGTCAGTACATTTAAAGGAAGGAGTAATACCACGTGTAAAAAGAGGAATTCCAGGAAAATGGGTTTTCGAACAAATTGGAGAAAAAGAAATAACAAGAGAAGAATTAGAATCAATAATAGCAAATATATTAGAAAAAGTACAAGTTTCTCAAACTGGAAGTGGTTTTGTAGAAATTAATAAAGGTGGAACAATGATTGTACAATTAAACGATATTAGAATTGTAATAACTAGGCCCCCATTCTCTGATGGTTTAGAACTTACAGCTGTAAAACCTATTGCTAAACTTAGTTTAGAAGATTATGGTTTACCAATAAAACTTATTGAAAGATTTGAAAAACAAGCTGAAGGAATTCTTATTGCAGGTGCACCAGGAATGGGAAAAACAACATTAGCTCAAGCATTAGCAGAATTTTATAGGAATAAAGGTAAAATTGTTAAAACTGTTGAAAGCCCAAGAGATTTACAACTTCCATTAGATATAACGCAATATTCTAAAAGTGCAGCAACTTCAAGTGAAATACATGATGTTTTATTATTAAGTAGGCCAGATTATACAATTTTTGATGAATTAAGAAATGATGAAGATTTTAATATATTCATGGATTTAAGACTTGCTGGAATAGGAGCTATTGGAGTTGTGCATGCCACTTCTCCAATAGATGCAATACAAAGATTTGCTAATAGAGCAGAATTAGGAATAATTCCATCAATAATAGATACAGTAGTATTTATGAATATGGGAATAGTAACTAAGGTTTATACAATTGAAACAACTGTTAAAATTCCACATGGATTAAAGAAATATGATTTAGCTAGACCAGTGGTTGTTGTAAAAGATTTCTTATCTGGAATACCTGAGTATGAATTATATGTTTTTGGTGAAAAATCCTTTGTTGTTCCAGTAAAAGATAAAGAAAAAGAAAAAGTGCCAAGAATAAAATTTTTCATAGAAAAAACAATTGAAAAATATATACCAGATTATGAAGTAGAAGTAAAAGAAGATATTGTAACAATATACATTCCACCAGAATATTTCTCTATTTTCTCAAAGAAAATTAAGAAGAAACTTGAAAAAATAAGAAAAAGATACGAAATAGCATTTATAGATGTTAAACCTATACAATGA
- a CDS encoding tRNA (N(6)-L-threonylcarbamoyladenosine(37)-C(2))-methylthiotransferase, translating into MKYYIETYGCTSNKSDSEIMEGILLENGFQKSNIEEAEIIIINTCGVKKPTEDKILNRIKKLSTLGKKIIIAGCLPKIVFEKVIKAAPNFSAIIDPFSIDKISEICLRVLNGEKGIIVFSEKSPIKPCLPKKSSSKVIGIIQIAEGCTSACSYCCVRFARGRLQSYPHEKILEDLRNFINNGFKEIWLTSQDLSAYNYNGYRLPELLNEINKIPGEFFIRVGMMNPRTVLPIYKELAISFKNEKIFKFLHLPIQSGSNKVLKDMNRGYTVEDCKKIINEFRKENNNLTLSTDIIVGFPTEEEKDFEETIKLIKEIKPDIVNISKFFPRPKTPLEGKPTLPFEMIKKRVREIFELSRKISYEKNMEYIGWVGKILIDEKGCGNTWIGRNISYKPVVVKSNENLLGKIINVEIESIKATYLLGKIL; encoded by the coding sequence TTGAAATACTATATAGAAACCTATGGTTGTACTTCAAATAAATCAGATTCAGAAATAATGGAAGGAATTTTATTAGAAAATGGTTTTCAAAAATCAAATATTGAGGAAGCTGAAATAATAATAATTAATACATGTGGTGTAAAAAAGCCTACCGAAGATAAAATTTTGAATAGAATAAAGAAACTATCTACATTAGGAAAAAAAATAATTATTGCTGGCTGTTTACCAAAAATTGTTTTTGAGAAAGTAATTAAAGCGGCTCCAAATTTTTCAGCAATAATAGATCCTTTTTCAATAGATAAGATTTCTGAGATTTGCTTAAGAGTTTTAAATGGAGAGAAAGGAATAATTGTTTTTTCAGAAAAATCCCCTATAAAACCTTGTTTACCGAAAAAATCTTCAAGTAAAGTAATAGGAATAATTCAAATAGCAGAAGGATGCACTTCTGCTTGCAGTTATTGTTGTGTAAGATTTGCAAGAGGAAGATTACAAAGCTATCCTCATGAAAAAATATTAGAAGATTTAAGGAATTTTATTAATAATGGATTTAAGGAAATTTGGCTTACGTCCCAAGATTTATCCGCATATAATTATAATGGATATAGGCTTCCAGAACTTTTAAATGAAATAAATAAAATTCCTGGAGAATTTTTTATAAGAGTAGGAATGATGAATCCAAGAACAGTTTTGCCAATTTATAAAGAATTAGCTATTTCTTTTAAAAATGAAAAAATATTCAAATTTTTACATTTGCCAATTCAATCAGGATCGAATAAAGTTTTAAAAGATATGAATAGAGGATATACGGTTGAAGATTGTAAAAAAATAATTAATGAATTTAGGAAAGAGAATAATAACTTAACTTTATCAACAGATATAATTGTTGGATTTCCAACAGAAGAAGAAAAAGATTTTGAAGAAACAATAAAGTTGATTAAGGAAATAAAACCTGATATAGTAAATATTTCAAAATTTTTCCCAAGACCAAAAACTCCTTTAGAGGGAAAACCTACTTTACCATTTGAAATGATTAAAAAAAGAGTAAGAGAAATTTTTGAATTATCGAGGAAAATTTCCTATGAGAAAAATATGGAATATATTGGATGGGTTGGAAAAATATTAATTGATGAGAAAGGCTGTGGGAATACATGGATAGGCAGAAATATTTCTTACAAACCAGTAGTAGTAAAATCGAATGAAAACTTATTAGGAAAAATAATAAATGTTGAAATAGAATCTATTAAAGCAACGTATTTATTGGGAAAAATCCTTTAA
- a CDS encoding DUF3782 domain-containing protein yields MLRDTEFKERLLRLLKEDIEFRHAVTGLIGLEEIMRRLDKHGEILMKLREEMIKSFETNDNNLKQLREEISKSFKRYDIEFERIRKDTINAIKSFEKYDKELESFKRHLLNLNIYWDLISEKALKEKLREMLDKEIGLKIEKWVYYDNEGIVYGYPSQIEANIVSYNKNIVLIEFLPYVGALDVENFKKKAMLYEKITGKKLSRLIIITPYADEKSLGVAKELEVEIHIKI; encoded by the coding sequence ATGTTAAGGGATACTGAATTTAAAGAAAGATTATTAAGATTACTTAAGGAAGATATAGAGTTCCGTCATGCAGTTACTGGACTTATAGGCTTAGAAGAAATAATGAGAAGGCTTGATAAACATGGAGAAATACTTATGAAATTAAGAGAAGAAATGATAAAAAGTTTTGAAACTAATGATAATAATTTAAAACAGCTTAGAGAAGAAATAAGTAAGAGTTTTAAAAGATACGATATAGAATTTGAAAGAATTAGAAAAGATACTATTAATGCTATAAAAAGCTTTGAAAAATATGATAAAGAACTTGAAAGTTTTAAAAGACATTTATTAAATTTAAACATTTATTGGGATTTAATAAGTGAAAAAGCTTTAAAAGAAAAATTAAGAGAAATGCTTGATAAAGAAATTGGTTTAAAAATTGAAAAATGGGTTTATTATGATAATGAAGGTATAGTATATGGTTATCCAAGCCAAATAGAGGCAAATATTGTTTCTTATAATAAAAATATAGTTTTAATTGAATTTTTACCATATGTAGGAGCTTTAGATGTAGAAAATTTTAAGAAAAAAGCTATGCTTTATGAAAAAATAACTGGAAAAAAATTATCAAGATTAATTATAATAACTCCTTATGCTGATGAAAAATCATTAGGAGTTGCTAAAGAATTAGAAGTAGAAATCCATATTAAAATATGA
- a CDS encoding DNA polymerase ligase N-terminal domain-containing protein: MSLNEYWKKRNFEKTSEPKGKLKMGEGKIYVIQKHAARHLHYDLRLEMNGVLKSWAIPKEPPISIGIKRLAVEVEDHPIEYANFEGIIPEGEYGAGKVEIWDKGTYKLIEREEDKIVIEINGKKLNGFYALIRMKKSKNWLFFKKK; this comes from the coding sequence ATGAGTTTAAATGAATATTGGAAAAAGAGAAATTTTGAAAAAACATCCGAGCCAAAAGGTAAATTAAAAATGGGAGAAGGAAAAATATACGTTATTCAAAAACATGCTGCTCGACATTTGCATTATGATTTACGTCTTGAAATGAATGGTGTTTTAAAATCATGGGCCATACCTAAAGAACCGCCTATTTCAATAGGTATTAAAAGGTTAGCTGTAGAAGTTGAAGATCATCCAATAGAATATGCAAATTTTGAAGGTATAATACCAGAAGGAGAATATGGAGCTGGAAAGGTTGAAATATGGGATAAAGGGACCTATAAGTTAATAGAAAGAGAAGAAGATAAAATTGTTATAGAAATAAATGGCAAAAAATTAAATGGATTTTATGCACTTATTAGAATGAAAAAATCAAAAAATTGGCTTTTCTTTAAAAAGAAATAA
- a CDS encoding ZIP family metal transporter produces the protein MIEGFNPILQTLFATLFTWFVTALGAATVFAFKNINRKLLDGMLGFAAGVMISASYWSLLAPSIELTKEINSTSFIWLPPTIGFLIGSISLFLIDRILPHLHLYTKVEKPEGIKTNLQKTILLTLAVTLHNIPEGLAIGVAFGAIEYGIPSASLSGAIALAIGIGIQNFPEGIAISMPLRGEGISRLKSFWYGQLSAIVEPIAGIIGASIVLISRSILPYALSFAAGAMIFVVVEELIPESQMHGNTDFATISAIFGFVVMMALDVAFS, from the coding sequence TTGATAGAAGGTTTTAATCCAATTTTGCAAACACTTTTTGCAACATTATTCACATGGTTTGTTACGGCTTTAGGTGCAGCTACTGTATTTGCATTTAAGAATATTAATAGGAAATTACTTGATGGAATGCTTGGATTTGCAGCTGGTGTTATGATTTCTGCTAGTTATTGGTCTTTGCTTGCTCCATCAATTGAATTAACAAAAGAAATTAATTCAACTTCTTTTATTTGGCTTCCACCAACAATAGGATTTTTGATAGGTTCTATTTCTTTATTCCTCATAGATAGAATCCTCCCTCATTTGCATTTATATACTAAAGTTGAGAAACCTGAAGGGATTAAAACTAATTTGCAAAAAACTATCCTTTTAACTCTTGCAGTAACATTACATAATATTCCAGAAGGCCTTGCAATTGGTGTTGCTTTTGGTGCTATTGAATATGGAATTCCATCTGCTAGTTTATCAGGAGCTATTGCATTAGCTATTGGTATAGGAATTCAGAACTTTCCTGAGGGAATAGCAATTTCAATGCCTTTAAGAGGAGAAGGTATTTCTAGATTAAAAAGTTTTTGGTATGGACAATTATCTGCAATTGTTGAGCCTATTGCAGGTATTATTGGAGCTTCTATTGTTTTAATTTCTAGGTCTATACTTCCATATGCATTAAGCTTTGCAGCAGGAGCTATGATATTTGTTGTAGTTGAGGAATTAATTCCAGAATCTCAAATGCATGGAAATACGGATTTTGCTACTATAAGTGCGATTTTTGGTTTTGTAGTAATGATGGCTCTTGATGTAGCATTTTCATAG
- a CDS encoding VIT1/CCC1 transporter family protein, producing the protein MILNDKIKREIVNIQESEISEYFIYKKLSKSIKDVNNKKILEQISNEELKHYNLWKEYTGKEVKPNKLKIWKYFIISKIFGITFGLKLMEKGEEKAQIKYKEISKVIPLAEEIEKDENEHEKQILNLIEEEKLKYVGSMVLGLNDALVEFTGTLAGLTFALQKTSLIAMAGLIAGIAASFSMAASEYLSTKAEEGAREPLKASIYTGIAYIFTVLFLIFPYLILINPYFSLSLTIFNAIIVIFIFTFYISIAKDISFKKRFLEMISISLGIAALSFLIGFLVRIFLGIEI; encoded by the coding sequence ATGATATTGAATGATAAGATAAAGAGAGAAATAGTTAATATTCAAGAAAGTGAAATTAGTGAGTATTTTATTTATAAAAAATTATCAAAATCAATTAAAGATGTTAATAATAAAAAAATATTAGAACAAATATCAAATGAAGAATTGAAGCATTATAATTTATGGAAAGAATATACTGGAAAAGAAGTAAAACCAAATAAATTGAAAATATGGAAATATTTTATAATTTCAAAAATTTTTGGAATAACTTTTGGATTAAAATTAATGGAGAAGGGAGAAGAAAAAGCTCAAATAAAATATAAAGAAATTTCTAAAGTTATACCACTTGCTGAAGAAATTGAAAAAGATGAAAATGAGCATGAAAAACAAATTTTAAATTTAATTGAAGAAGAAAAACTTAAGTATGTTGGTTCTATGGTTCTTGGATTGAATGATGCACTTGTAGAATTTACTGGAACACTTGCTGGATTAACTTTTGCTCTTCAAAAAACAAGCTTAATTGCAATGGCAGGCTTAATAGCTGGAATCGCTGCTTCTTTTTCTATGGCAGCATCAGAATATTTATCTACAAAAGCAGAGGAAGGAGCTAGGGAACCTTTAAAAGCATCAATTTATACAGGAATAGCTTATATATTTACAGTTTTATTTTTAATCTTTCCATATTTAATTTTAATAAATCCGTATTTTTCTCTTAGTTTAACAATTTTTAATGCTATAATAGTTATTTTCATTTTTACTTTTTATATTTCTATAGCAAAGGATATTTCATTTAAGAAGAGATTCCTTGAAATGATTTCGATTAGTTTAGGTATTGCTGCATTATCTTTTTTAATAGGTTTTTTAGTAAGAATTTTCTTAGGAATAGAAATTTAA
- a CDS encoding superoxide dismutase, which yields MEKNKFYVLPKLPYGYSDLKPYISEEQLKIHYEKHHQAYVNTANSILQRIDNARKNNIDIDMKSTLKELSFNIGGHLLHSLFWNNLAPAGKGGGKPGGILEDTLNNEFGSFERFKKEFTQATLSVEGSGWGALAFCKQTGRPIIMQIEKHNTNVYPTFRILMVFDVFEHAYYIDYRNDRAKFIDALWNIVNWDEVNKRLEELLK from the coding sequence ATGGAGAAAAATAAATTTTATGTTTTACCAAAACTGCCTTATGGATATTCAGATTTAAAACCATACATTTCTGAAGAACAATTAAAAATACATTATGAAAAACATCATCAAGCTTATGTTAATACTGCTAATTCGATTCTTCAAAGAATAGATAATGCAAGAAAAAATAACATCGATATAGATATGAAATCTACTTTAAAAGAACTTTCTTTTAATATAGGAGGACATTTATTACATTCGCTTTTTTGGAATAATTTAGCACCAGCTGGTAAAGGTGGTGGAAAGCCAGGAGGAATTTTAGAAGATACATTGAATAATGAATTTGGTAGTTTTGAAAGATTTAAAAAAGAATTTACTCAAGCTACTCTTAGTGTAGAAGGTTCAGGATGGGGAGCATTAGCTTTTTGTAAACAAACTGGTAGGCCAATAATTATGCAAATAGAAAAGCATAATACTAATGTATATCCTACTTTTAGAATCCTTATGGTTTTTGATGTTTTTGAGCATGCATATTATATTGATTATAGAAATGATAGAGCAAAATTCATTGATGCTTTATGGAATATTGTAAATTGGGATGAAGTAAATAAAAGGCTTGAAGAATTATTAAAATGA
- a CDS encoding flavodoxin domain-containing protein, whose amino-acid sequence MKSVSNKTLIAYVTKGGATKEAAYIIANILKDKYGFDVDLINLKENPNPDLKLYKNVIIGYGIRAQRVYREALDFFKRNDLKDKKIAIFILSLEAGNPKSYENAIKKYIKNILEKYSNVKPIAIEAFGGRIRILGFNIVNNFNIEKIKAWAEELGKKLKE is encoded by the coding sequence ATGAAAAGCGTGTCTAATAAAACTCTTATTGCTTATGTAACAAAAGGAGGAGCAACAAAAGAAGCTGCTTATATTATTGCAAATATTCTAAAAGATAAATATGGATTTGATGTAGATTTAATCAATCTTAAGGAAAATCCAAATCCTGATCTTAAATTGTATAAAAATGTTATTATTGGTTATGGTATTAGAGCACAAAGAGTTTACAGAGAAGCTTTAGATTTCTTTAAGAGAAATGATCTTAAAGATAAAAAAATAGCAATATTTATTTTATCTCTTGAAGCTGGAAATCCTAAAAGCTATGAAAATGCTATTAAAAAATATATAAAAAACATCTTAGAAAAATACTCTAACGTGAAACCTATTGCTATTGAAGCTTTTGGAGGAAGGATAAGAATACTTGGTTTTAATATTGTAAATAATTTTAATATCGAAAAAATTAAAGCATGGGCAGAAGAACTTGGTAAAAAGCTTAAAGAATAA
- a CDS encoding aspartyl protease family protein → MGITYIEGKVRGPTGKEEQVRFLIDSGATYTLLPEKVWKAIELSPMREHIFTLADGRTISRKVSECYIILPYGEAHTPVILGEADDEALLGVVTLEILGLVFNPFKRRLEPMRMLLAIIKKTKSK, encoded by the coding sequence ATGGGTATTACATATATTGAGGGTAAAGTAAGAGGGCCAACTGGTAAAGAAGAACAAGTACGCTTTCTTATAGATAGTGGAGCAACTTATACTCTTCTTCCAGAAAAAGTATGGAAAGCTATAGAACTTTCACCAATGCGTGAGCATATATTTACTCTTGCAGATGGAAGAACAATTAGTCGAAAAGTTTCAGAATGCTATATTATATTGCCATATGGAGAAGCACATACTCCAGTCATACTTGGAGAAGCTGATGATGAAGCTCTTTTAGGAGTTGTTACTTTAGAAATACTGGGTTTAGTTTTCAATCCATTTAAAAGAAGATTAGAACCTATGCGTATGCTATTAGCAATAATAAAGAAGACGAAAAGCAAATAA